The Pochonia chlamydosporia 170 chromosome 1, whole genome shotgun sequence genome window below encodes:
- a CDS encoding alpha/beta hydrolase fold domain-containing protein (similar to Cordyceps militaris CM01 XP_006670715.1) — protein sequence MKFSLLSGLATAALFASSATAQAAGTIDNGPFPEELNGSNFTYPWPVKLFKFKSQGQDLQMAFMDVKPTCKANGKTAVMFHGKNFCGPTWQDTIRVLAARGYRVIAPDQIGFCKSSKPDAYQFSLNQFAWNTRGLLNTAGVGNVTVIGHSMGGMMTARFGLQYPETIEKMVMVDPVGLEDYVQKGVPYISIDQSIVTEAASTYQSIKGYEQEVYYVGQWKPAYDTWVNMLVNIYNGPKRNAYVKNQAQIVDMVLTSPVAHYFGDIKPRTLLIVGDKDKTAIGAQWSPPAVAAKLGHFDILGPEVAKQLQNGELYQFPELGHAPQLSDPDSFHKVLLAFLKK from the coding sequence ATGAAGTTCTCACTTCTGTCAGGATTGGCTACGGCCGCGCTGTTCGCCAGCTCAGCTACTGCTCAGGCTGCAGGCACCATTGATAATGGCCCGTTCCCTGAGGAGCTCAATGGTTCCAACTTCACCTACCCGTGGCCGGTCAAGCTGTTCAAGTTCAAGAGCCAGGGTCAGGACCTCCAAATGGCCTTCATGGACGTCAAGCCGACTTGCAAGGCTAACGGCAAGACGGCTGTGATGTTCCATGGCAAGAACTTCTGTGGCCCGACTTGGCAGGATACCATCCGCGTGCTGGCCGCCAGAGGCTACCGCGTCATTGCTCCCGATCAGATTGGTTTCTGCAAGAGTTCCAAGCCCGATGCGTACCAGTTCAGCCTTAACCAGTTTGCCTGGAACACGCGTGGTCTGCTCAATACCGCTGGTGTTGGAAACGTCACCGTCATTGGCCATTCCATGGGCGGAATGATGACTGCTCGCTTTGGTCTCCAATACCCCGAGACCATTGAGAAGATGGTCATGGTCGACCCTGTCGGTCTGGAGGACTATGTTCAAAAGGGCGTTCCCTACATCAGCATCGACCAGTCCATCGTCACCGAGGCCGCCTCCACCTACCAGTCTATCAAGGGTTACGAGCAGGAGGTCTACTACGTCGGACAGTGGAAGCCCGCCTACGACACCTGGGTCAACATGCTTGTCAACATCTACAACGGCCCCAAGCGCAACGCATATGTGAAGAACCAGGCTCAGATCGTCGACATGGTTCTCACCTCTCCCGTCGCCCACTACTTCGGTGACATCAAGCCCCGTACGCTTCTCATCGTcggcgacaaggacaagactgCCATTGGAGCTCAGTGGTCGCCTCCCGCCGTTGCCGCTAAGCTCGGCCACTTTGACATTCTTGGTCCCGAGGTTGCCAAGCAGCTGCAAAACGGCGAGCTGTACCAGTTCCCCGAGTTGGGTCACGCTCCCCAGCTTTCTGACCCTGACAGCTTCCACAAGGTCCTGTTGGCGTTCTTGAAGAAATAA
- a CDS encoding major facilitator superfamily domain-containing protein, which translates to MRRVPPRHLGFVCESCAFTRTQAAQSPISLRLSSQTTNISQRLGRTLSTPRWSSTVASNVSSEHEQIPAVKQTQAINTPAQVTEPADLARLAEDSKKKFLSVDGIPAAQLTNAALESCLRAAIALHPQLKRAEAQSKASASKLVTLGAERTGARIPIETKIQEAVNRISYSAYTIITHPNVEMTPEFLETYVEIQSQLGRPESLPSVLELYSSKPKPVVKDGQIQYIPQKPNAASRAIEEGVAATALQTAIDAKNLDASLGIIEAAYTVPAFKRQKLIRHGTAPAIGLATLPFGIFGLSTAYAAYWQNTMDISTATGIGVAGISGYFFIVGSLGVIAKLSNKDQMKRVTWAPGTPLRYRWLREDERAALDKVACAWGYKEPWRHGEETGPEWEGLKEYMGYRQMLLDRVEFMEGMS; encoded by the coding sequence ATGAGACGTGTGCCTCCCAGGCATCTGGGCTTTGTGTGCGAGTCCTGCGCCTTCACGCGGACCCAGGCAGCCCAATCACCCATCAGCCTTCGATTGTCctcccaaaccacaaacatCTCCCAACGACTAGGCAGGACATTATCCACGCCGAGATGGTCCTCAACGGTGGCAAGCAATGTCAGCAGCGAACATGAGCAGATTCCAGCCGTCAAACAAACTCAAGCTATCAACACACCGGCGCAAGTCACCGAGCCCGCCGACCTCGCTCGATTAGCAGaagacagcaagaagaagttcCTCTCTGTCGACGGCATCCCAGCCGCTCAATTGACCAATGCCGCACTGGAATCCTGCCTCCGTGCGGCAATCGCTCTCCATCCTCAGCTAAAACGAGCAGAAGCACAATCCAAAGCCTCTGCATCAAAGCTGGTCACTCTCGGGGCGGAGCGAACCGGCGCGAGGATACCAATTGAAACCAAGATCCAAGAAGCCGTCAATAGAATATCCTACTCAGCatacaccatcatcacacaTCCAAACGTCGAAATGACACCCGAGTTTCTCGAAACCTACGTTGAAATCCAATCACAACTAGGACGACCCGAATCCCTCCCATCAGTCCTGGAGCTCTACTCCTCAAAACCAAAGCCCGTCGTGAAAGACGGCCAAATTCAATACATCCCGCAGAAACCCAATGCTGCTTCACGAGCCATCGAAGAAGGCGTCGCTGCCACCGCGCTACAAACAGCCATTGACGCGAAAAACCTAGATGCCTCACTGGGAATCATCGAGGCGGCGTACACCGTGCCTGCATTCAAGCGCCAGAAGTTAATACGCCACGGTACCGCCCCGGCAATCGGTCTTGCAACTCTGCCCTTTGGTATCTTCGGCTTGTCGACCGCCTACGCTGCATACTGGCAGAACACAATGGACATTAGTACCGCCACGGGCATTGGTGTCGCCGGTATTTCGGGATACTTCTTCATAGTGGGTTCGCTTGGTGTTATTGCCAAGCTGAGCAACAAGGACCAAATGAAGCGTGTGACGTGGGCGCCTGGAACGCCTCTGCGATACAGGTGGCTACGGGAAGATGAGCGCGCTGCGCTGGACAAGGTGGCTTGTGCGTGGGGATATAAAGAGCCGTGGCGACATGGTGAAGAGACTGGGCCAGAGTGGGAAGGATTAAAGGAGTACATGGGCTATAGACAGATGTTGCTCGACCGTGTGGAGTTTATGGAGGGTATGAGCTAG
- a CDS encoding actin-binding WH2 (similar to Metarhizium robertsii ARSEF 23 XP_007820232.1) — protein MPAPPPPPPPPPPPGAGGPPPPPPPPPGGAPGGPPSRPPAGGSGRNALLSDIQKGRSLKKAVTNDRSAPVVGKTASSGGPPVGGAPAVPGGLAPPVPGNRARSNSDQGSGQAAASSAGMESAAPQLGGLFAGGMPKLKKRGGIDTGANSDASYLSDPGESRLAAPKPPGAPKPPGGAAPTIPGRGPPVPPPGGASNLRKTTPLGGSKPPPPPIGKKPPPLPTSRKPSSKAIPPAAPAPAPPPPPPPSSAAPTPSAPPPPPPPPPSSSAPVPAAPPPPPPASAPPPPRPSASPTPRISAPPPPPPPPPANSAPAPTHSPSAAPPPPPPNVAPSPPASQSPPPSLSSRSRGTSLIQSMLDPSSYTLSANGASLPSPSRKPSHSPTPSTGGRFTVNDSRWQFKDETLLPKPRDFHGGPKKYRAGRGSSVPLDLNAL, from the exons atgccagcaccaccgcctcctcctccgccgccgcctcccccaGGTGCTGGAGgcccccctccccctccaccaccaccacctggAGGAGCTCCCGGTGGACCACCATCACGGCCGCCTGCTGGTGGATCGGGCAGA AATGCTTTACTCTCTGATATACAAAAAGGAAGGTCGCTGAAAAAAGCTGTCACCAATGATCGATCCGCACCCGTCGTCGGAAAGACAGCATCATCCGGAGGCCCTCCTGTTGGAGGTGCTCCAGCAGTTCCTGGAGGACTTGCGCCGCCAGTTCCAGGAAACCGAGCGAGAAGTAATAGCGATCAAGGCTCCGGCCAAGCGGCGGCAAGTTCAGCGGGCATGGAGTCGGCCGCACCCCAACTTGGTGGCCTCTTTGCTGGAGGAATGCCGAAGCTGAAAAAGCGAGGCGGTATAGACACAGGCGCAAATTCAGATGCCTCTTATCTGTCGGATCCTGGAGAGTCAAGATTAGCGGCCCCTAAACCTCCTGGTGCTCCCAAACCACCAGGCGGTGCTGCGCCAACAATCCCTGGACGTGGTCCTCCCGTTCCTCCGCCTGGAGGAGCGAGCAACCTTCGAAAAACCACACCTTTAGGAGGATCaaagcctcctcctccaccgaTTGGCAAAAAGCCACCGCCTCTGCCAACATCTCGAAAGCCGTCCTCAAAAGCAATTCCTCCAGCGGCTCCTGCGccggcaccaccaccccctccccctccgtCAAGTGCAGCTCCGACACcatctgctcctcctcctcctcctcctcctcctccatcatcatctgctCCTGTGCCCGCAGCGccgcctccacctcctccggcctcagctcctcctcctcctcgcccttcAGCGTCTCCGACTCCAAGAATttcagcaccaccaccgcctcctccaccgcccCCAGCGAACTCAGCACCTGCACCAACTCACTCACCGAGtgctgctcctcctccgccaccaccaaATGTGGCTCCATCACCGCCTGCATCACAATCACCGCCGCCTTCATTGAGCTCAAGAAGCCGAGGAACATCTTTAATCCAATCTATGCTTGACCCAAGCTCATATACTTTATCAGCGAACGGTGCTAGCTTGCCCAGCCCTAGTCGGAAGCCGTCACACTCACCAACCCCTAGTACAGGGGGGAGATTCACCGTTAATGATTCGAGGTGGCAATTCAAGGACGAAACATTATTGCCGAAGCCCAGGGACTTTCACGGTGGCCCAAAGAAATATAGGGCAGGCAGAGGTAGCAGTGTGCCACTAGACTTGAACGCCTTGTAG
- a CDS encoding ribosomal protein L37 (similar to Metarhizium robertsii ARSEF 23 XP_007820233.1) has product MHLRPNTKPGPKTNEATQGVPPKPPHWPNPHAPSYLPILNFDNHQTSSLVSLPLAKPPKHSTMFCTRCIRTAATRQRLPLIRQFSASAQIRSAEPKLSTPLADAGAPAKESSIPRSICPEGTVLTGLNYNKGGQDPVAKKDEEYPEWLWSCLDVMKTADAADENAGDEFSKSKKQRKLAAKRQKALEAKLLAEGNLAALVPKVPIQHQSINLPGEEGGSVFDNVAAAEKREELRKAMRKERKAKIKEANYLKSM; this is encoded by the exons ATGCACCTTCGGCCAAATACCAAGCCCGGCCCCAAAACCAACGAGGCTACGCAAGGCGTCCCGCCAAAGCCACCCCATTGGCCCAATCCCCACGCACCTAGCTACCTGCCCATCCTAAATTTtgacaaccaccaaaccTCAAGCCTCGTCTCCTTACCTCTCGCGAAACCTCCAAAACACAGCACCATGTTCTGCACAAGGTGCATCCGCACCGCTGCCACAAGGCAAAGACTACCTCTCATCCGCCAATTCTCCGCCTCCGCACAAATACGCTCCGCAGAGCCGAAGCTCTCCACGCCACTCGCCGACGCAGGTGCTCCAGCCAAAGAATCATCCATACCACGATCCATCTGCCCCGAGGGTACAGTCCTCACAGGACTCAACTACAACAAAGGAGGACAGGACCCCGTCGCCAAAAAGGACGAAGAATACCCAGAATGGCTTTGGTCATGTCTCGACGTGATGAAGACGGCCGATGCAGCTGATGAGAACGCCGGAGATGAATTCT CCAAATCCAAGAAGCAGCGAAAGTTGGCAGCTAAGCGCCAGAAGGCCCTGGAGGCGAAGCTTCTCGCCGAAGGAAACCTGGCCGCGTTGGTTCCCAAAGTTCCTATTCAGCACCAGTCGATCAATCTGCCGGGTGAAGAGGGTGGAAGTGTTTTTGATAATGTCGCGGCGGctgagaagagagaagagctGCGGAAGGCTATGCGCAAGGAGAGAAAGGCCAAGATTAAGGAGGCAAATTACTTGAAGTCCATGTAA
- a CDS encoding RNA recognition motif domain-containing protein (similar to Metarhizium robertsii ARSEF 23 XP_007820235.1), producing the protein MAKSKTKESKKADAALTSVKNGGVTKPSQSSKSKSKDVAKAAAKKVVKEKDAPEKKKKKKVVEPESSDSDSSESESESDASDSSDSESEAEKKPTKKAAVNGKAKKVESESESDSDSEDSASDSDSESDEEAAKPKVNGKAKAAAAADSDSESDSDSESDDGGAELKVNGKAKAEAADSSDSSDSSDSEEESDDKAAAKKEADSSDSEDDSEDDSDDSDDDSEESDEAKTKTEDAPASKKRKADDEIDATPKKAKTDAQGAPTLFAGNLSWNINDESLAEAFKDFEGLVGGRVVTDRDGGRSRGFGYVDFETPEAATKAYEAMQGFELDGRPLNLDYANARPAESNPRERAADRAKKHGDSVSPESETLFVGNLPFDTDQETVREFFGEVAEVASVRLPTDPDSGNLKGFGYVTFNSVEDARNVFQQMNGASLGNGRMSRSVRLDYASSRPQQGGGGFGGGRGGGRGGRGGGGRGGGRGRGGGGFGGGRGGGRGGFGTGANRTPSSFSGTKMTFD; encoded by the exons atggccaagtcaaagaccaaggagagcaagaaggcTGACGCCGCTCTCACCTCTGTCAAGAATGGTGGAGTTACCAAGCCTTCTCAGtcttccaagtccaagtccaaggacgttgccaaggctgccgcAAAGAAGGTagtcaaggagaaggacgcTCctgaaaagaagaagaagaagaaggttgtCGAGCCCGAATCTTCTGACTCTGACTCTTCTGAGAGTGAGAGCGAGTCCGATGCTTCTGACAGCTCTGACTCTGAGTCtgaggccgagaagaagcCTACTAAGAAGGCTGCGGTCAACGGCAAGGCTAAGAAGGTTGAGTCCGAGTCCGAGTCCGACTCTGACTCTGAAGACTCTGCCTCTGATTCTGACAGCGAGTCTGACGAGGAGGCCGCCAAGCCCAAGGTGAACGgaaaggccaaggctgctgctgccgctgacTCTGATTCGGAATCTGATTCTGACAGCGAGTCTGACGACGGGGGTGCTGAGCTCAAGGTCAacggcaaggccaaggctgaggCCGCTGACTCCTCCGACTCATCTGACTCTTCGGACTCTGAAGAGGAAAGCGATGAcaaggccgccgccaag AAGGAGGCCGACTCTTCTGACTCCGAGGATGACTCTGAGGACGATTCTGATGATAGCGACGACGACTCCGAGGAGTCTGATgaggccaagaccaagaccgAGGATGCCCCCGCTtccaagaagcgcaaggctgaTGACGAGATCGACGCTACCCccaagaaagccaagactgATGCTCAGGGTGCCCCCACTCTGTTTGCTGGCAACTTGAGCTGGAACATCAACGATGAGTCTTTGGCCGAGGCTTTCAAGGACTTTGAGGGCCTCGTTGGTGGCCGTGTTGTCACTGACAGAGATGGCGGCCGCAGCCGTGGTTTTGGATATGTTGACTTCGAAACTCCCGAGGCTGCCACCAAAGCTTACGAGGCCATGCAGGGCTTTGAGCTGGACGGCCGTCCTCTTAACCTCGACTATGCCAATGCTCGTCCTGCTGAGTCCAACCCTCGCGAACGTGCCGCTGACCGCGCCAAGAAGCACGGTGACTCTGTCAGCCCTGAGAGCGAGACTCTGTTCGTCGGCAACCTGCCTTTTGACACTGACCAGGAGACCGTTCGCGAGTTCTTTGGTGAGGTCGCTGAGGTCGCGAGTGTTCGACTGCCCACTGACCC TGACTCTGGTAACTTGAAGGGCTTCGGCTATGTTACCTTCAACTCTGTCGAGGACGCCAGAAATGTTTTCCAGCAGATGAACGGCGCTTCCCTGGGCAACGGCAGAATGTCTCGCAGTGTGCGTCTTGACTACGCTAGCAGCCGTCCCCAACAGGGCGGTGGTGGCTTCGGCGGTGGTCGTGGAGGAGGCCGTGGAGgacgtggtggtggcggtCGAGgtggtggccgtggccgtggaggtggtggtttcGGTGGTGGTCGTGGAGGCGGTCGTGGCGGCTTCGGCACTGGTGCCAACCGAACTCCTTCGAGCTTCTCCGGCACGAAGATGACCTTTGACTAA
- a CDS encoding sugar transporter STL1 (similar to Magnaporthe oryzae 70-15 XP_003709495.1), which translates to MSPDDDIITCHLTEIQDAIAEERRAASGNSFRSLFKNGEQKFFYRTMLGIGGQFMQQISGINLITYYAPVIFQQSVGLSHNLSLLLAGFNGIAYWLSSLVPIWLIDRLGRRKLMLFAAFGQGACMAILAGTVSNGSASAGIVATVMLFLFNFFFSVGLLAIPWLLPAEYAPLAIRSRAAALATASNWIFTFLVVEITSVSIKSLGYQTYVYFCVFNFAFLLMIYFFYPETRNLSLEQIDKLFTGDKIELHWKASMGEVGGESIGARVTEESRRGNSHVEIAHRK; encoded by the exons ATGAGtcccgacgacgacatcatcacctgccACCTCACCGAGATTCAAGACGCCATCGCCGAAGAGAGACGAGCCGCAAGCGGCAACAGCTTCCGGTCCCTCTTCAAAAACGGCGAACAAAAGTTCTTTTACAGGACTATGCTTGGCATAGGCGGGCAATTCATGCAGCAGATTTCGGGTATAAACCTGATTACGTATTACGCGCCGGTGATTTTTCAGCAAAGCGTGGGCCTGTCGCATAATCTGTCGTTGCTGCTAGCTGGCTTCAACGGCATTGCGTACTGGCTGTCGTCCTTGGTGCCGATTTGGCTGATTGATAGGCTGGGGAGGCGGAAGTTGATGCTCTTCGCGGCATTTGGTCAGGGTGCCTGCATGGCTATTTTGGCGGGGACGGTGTCGAATGGCTCGGCGAGCGCGGGGATCGTAGCTACTGTTATGTTGTTTCTGTTtaatttcttcttttcgGTTGGCTTGTTGGCGATTCCGTGGCTGTTGCCCGCAGAGTATGCGCCTTTGGCTATTCGATCTCGGGCGGCGGCCTTGGCTACGGCGTCGAATT GGATATTCACCTTTTTAGTCGTGGAAATTACCTCCGTTAGTATCAAGAGCCTCGGCTACCAGACATACGTATACTTTTgcgtcttcaactttgcctTCCTCCTGATGATCTATTTCTTCTATCCTGAGACAAGAAATCTCTCGCTGGAGCAGATTGACAAGTTGTTTACCGGAGATAAGATTGAGCTGCACTGGAAGGCGAGCATGGGCGAAGTCGGTGGTGAAAGTATTGGGGCCAGGGTCACGGAGGAGAGTAGGAGGGGAAATAGCCATGTGGAAATTGCACATCGGAAGTGA
- a CDS encoding sugar transporter STL1 (similar to Magnaporthe oryzae 70-15 XP_003709495.1): MGLIGRPLNWAITATAGAGFLLFGYDQGVMSGLLAGDAFTRTFPEMDTTESGHGSASLQGTVVAIYEIGCFFGALIAFVFAERLGRRRTIMLGCVILSIGGALQACASTIPHMIAGRIVAGLGNGLNTSTIPVCHSELMVASKRGKGLCIELSITVFGVMIAYWVDCGMSYVPNDAQFRFPLALQCLFAIITVIGILFLPESPRWLVAHDRHD; this comes from the exons ATGGGCCTCATCGGGCGACCCTTGAATTGGGCCATCACGGCCACGGCCGGTGCCGGCTTCTTACT GTTTGGCTACGACCAAGGAGTAATGAGTGGCCTGTTGGCAGGCGATGCATTCACCCGCACGTTTCCCGAGATGGACACAACAGAATCAGGACATGGAAGCGCATCCCTCCAGGGCACGGT AGTTGCCATTTATGAAATC GGATGCTTCTTCGGCGCCTTAATCGCCTTCGTCTTCGCCGAACGTCTCGGCCGACGACGAACAATCATGCTAGGCTGTGTGATTCTCAGCATCGGAGGTGCCTTACAGGCATGTGCTAGTACAATTCCACACATGATTGCCGGTAGAATCGTAGCCGGTCTGGGCAATGGTCTCAATACAAGCACCATCC CTGTCTGCCACTCCGAACTCATGGTCGCCAGCAAACGTGGCAAAGGA CTCTGCATCGAGCTCTCCATCACCGTATTCGGCGTCATGATAGCATACTGGGTGGACTGCGGCATGTCCTACGTCCCCAACGACGCACAGTTCCGCTTCCCCCTCGCCTTACAATGcctcttcgccatcatcaccgtcataGGCATACTCTTCCTCCCCGAATCACCCCGCTGGCTCGTCGCTCACGACCGCCACGACTAA
- a CDS encoding florfenicol exporter (similar to Cordyceps militaris CM01 XP_006670772.1), which produces MTDTTPEKESPGTNDGQNDDAAGSYSPQQPPTEKDNAQSNDTHHEPQPGQVLEPQQSNERPIHSVFSSRIKVFVILMTVFSTIFSPFSSFIYLPAITPIADAYHRSLGEINLTVTVYQIMQAIAPLFFGDLSDQIGRRPVYALTFAIYLGANIGLALQHNYAALMVLRALQSTGSSATVAIGSAVVADLTTAAERGGYITAVQSSVMFAPALAPVLGGILTQYLGWRSTFWFLTIAAGVFVAIFVPFVPETARNIVGNGSIPPPRLNTSLTSYIQWRRKRRDIESATPGSEVEIPEPKKLPFRIPIPNIFAAIRIIFEKDVGLLMLFMSLFVMANYAMLVPLQDVIRRRYNFNDLQVGLCYIPYAIGSVVGAALVGRLLNWNYARVAKSVGVSADRKRGDELRKFPIERARLGLMWPWTLLAFITTAVWGWVVDSGVSLAAPLIILFLAGMGLAGPISILTTLLVDLYPMNAGRVSSSFNLTRAGISAVGTAVVQYIIDAWGYGFTYLFLALVVLAASPSIFVVRRWGPKWREERYRRFEKADGSNI; this is translated from the exons aTGACTGACACAACTCCAGAGAAGGAATCCCCGGGGACAAACGATGGGCAaaatgatgatgcagcaggTTCATACTCTCCGCAACAACCTCCCACTGAAAAGGACAACGCTCAAAGCAACGACACTCACCATGAACCCCAACCAGGTCAAGTCCTCGAGCCTCAGCAATCAAACGAGCGCCCCATACACTCCGTCTTCTCATCCAGGATCAAAGTATTCGTCATTCTTATGACCGTCTTCAGCACAATCTTCTCCCCCTTCTCATCCTTCATCTACCTGCCCGCTATCACCCCCATCGCCGACGCATACCACCGCTCCCTCGGCGAGATCAATCTCACAGTGACTGTCTACCAAATAATGCAGGCTATTGcgcctctcttcttcggcgaTCTAAGTGACCAGATTGGCAGACGGCCCGTCTACGCCCTCACCTTCGCCATCTACCTGGGTGCCAATATCGGCTTGGCACTACAGCACAATTATGCGGCGCTGATGGTCCTACGAGCTCTGCAAAGCACCGGTAGCAGTGCCACCGTGGCCATTGGCAGTGCCGTGGTCGCTGACTTGACTACGGCTGCAGAGAGGGGAGGATACATCACGGCGGTGCAGTCGAGCGTCATGTTTGCGCCGGCCCTGGCGCCAGTGTTGGGCGGCATTCTGACGCAGTACTTGGGGTGGAGGTCTACATTTTGGTTCTTGACTATTGCGGCCGGGGTGTTTGTTGCGATTTTCGTGCCGTTTGTGCCAGAG ACTGCACGTAACATTGTTGGCAATGGATCGATCCCTCCGCCACGGCTCAACACATCACTCACATCATATATCCAATGGCGCCGCAAGAGACGCGATATCGAGTCAGCAACTCCCGGATCGGAAGTGGAAATCCCCGAGCCCAAGAAACTACCCTTTCGAATACCCATTCCCAACATCTTTGCCGCCATCAGAATCATCTTCGAAAAGGACGTCGGCCTCCTCATGCTGTTCATGTCGCTCTTCGTCATGGCCAACTACGCGATGCTCGTCCCACTCCAAGACGTCATCCGGCGGCGCTACAACTTCAATGACCTCCAGGTCGGACTCTGCTACATCCCCTACGCGATTGGGTCGGTGGTTGGCGCCGCCCTGGTCGGCAGACTACTCAACTGGAACTACGCCCGCGTCGCAAAGAGCGTAGGCGTCTCCGCGGATCGCAAGCGAGGCGACGAACTGAGAAAGTTCCCCATCGAGAGAGCCCGACTGGGTCTCATGTGGCCGTGGACTCTGCtcgccttcatcaccactgCAGTATGGGGCTGGGTAGTCGACTCGGGTGTGAGTCTTGCGGCGCCGCTGATTATCCTGTTCCTCGCGGGGATGGGGCTCGCGGGACCGATTTCGATTCTCACCACcttgttggtggatttgtACCCGATGAATGCGGGACGGGTTTCGTCGTCGTTTAACTTGACGAGGGCGGGCATCAGCGCGGTTGGCACGGCGGTGGTGCAGTACATTATTGATGCTTGGGGGTATGGGTTTACGTATTTGTTTTTGGcgctggtggttttggctgCGAGCCCGTCGATATTTGTTGTTCGGAGATGGGGGCCTAAGTGGAGGGAGGAGAGATATCGACGGTTTGAGAAGGCGGATGGATCTAATATCTGA
- a CDS encoding hydrolase protein (similar to Metarhizium acridum CQMa 102 XP_007813444.1) — protein sequence MTPPINTAAAHPPAKTALLLLDYHNHIVDMIKPPETKTKVINAASSLLKAARESSATIVHCVIDMDAQPVETSKIRERWESTYKPMIASTPEKLAITADLAPATSSSEKEFTVGKVPGCVSAMKTPGFVNTLREKHGVESLVICGLISSGAVVSTAREAADLGFVTTVVEDGCWDYDAACHEAIMRNVLQMTAYTTDLKGGLELLGAGS from the coding sequence ATGACACCGCCAATCAACACCGCCGCAGCCCATCCCCCAGCCAAAAcagccctcctcctcctcgactACCACAACCACATCGTCGACATGATTAAACCCCCCGAAACAAAAACCAAAGTCATAAACGCGGCAAGTTCTCTCCTCAAAGCCGCTCGCGAAAGCTCAGCCACCATTGTCCACTGTGTcatcgacatggacgccCAGCCCGTCGAGACGAGCAAGATCAGAGAGCGCTGGGAATCAACTTACAAACCCATGATTGCGTCGACTCCGGAAAAGCTTGCAATTACAGCCGATCTTGCTCCTGCTACAAGTAGCTCTGAGAAGGAATTCACGGTGGGCAAGGTTCCCGGGTGTGTTTCCGCCATGAAGACGCCTGGGTTTGTGAACACGCTGCGAGAGAAGCACGGTGTTGAGAGTTTGGTTATTTGTGGACTTATTTCGAGTGGTGCGGTTGTGAGTACGGCGCGGGAGGCGGCTGATTTGGGGTTTGTGACGAcggtggtggaggatggGTGTTGGGATTATGATGCTGCGTGCCATGAGGCTATTATGAGGAATGTTTTGCAGATGACGGCGTATACGACTGATTTGAAGGGAGGGTTGGAGTTATTGGGGGCTGGTAGTTAG